The Megachile rotundata isolate GNS110a chromosome 11, iyMegRotu1, whole genome shotgun sequence genome includes a region encoding these proteins:
- the lds gene encoding transcription termination factor lodestar, translating to MDESFNHWRDSPSVSYDASVIISDSEDENVRDNSDKKQIFVIESNESSLENSANVSPAKSNLPTSRKSLLTEETVKHRIKKYILYESDSDGADINNRNDSLSPVKKIDLTLDDTSDDEEESKMEQDKKRKKDGIQYVPEEIIDLRDPVMDEGSGSECEAAISLAKKEIGVGNIDPLVAQKRAFLVCKMDHLKNQLSKAQLLLVATNVDLLPDKGEKLRESIAMQEKEIEELAAELENTPLTKNPPSEEEVQSTRETFNMGQESYFNKLDSYRDIIDLDMEPKLPTKELGKKAQATLEKETALTADRLEDLHGSLVGRPSEDERAEDPQGLKVKLMPHQQHALAWLMWREQQKPPGGVLADDMGLGKTLTIISLIMAGVAKKKLSGDDFEDNWTDSSKSLKYKGGTLVVCPASLLSQWENEIQNRCKRGMLSVVVHHGTARESIPKRLAKHDVVITTYNILAREYKKKGTAYKIHWERVVLDEAHVVRNHKSQGSMSVCELIADKRWALTGTPIQNKEMDLYAILKFLKCSPFDDLRVWKRWVDNKNAAGRQRLATVMKALMLRRTKQELQASGVLDCLPEKFIEEIYVQLEPQEQLVYEKVLVYSRTLFAQFLAQRAEKDHMIDLAGGRYDKPTFLSNPNKNTQFTKAQNKLLSLHADVKTHEILVLLLRLRQICVHPSLIHSMLDQEDMKENGIADAENLDPNVLIQLNNITLCDDDNDNDGSMSEKDIGVDHRVTTNLLTSQNPVFKPERVSSKMKAVLDTVKEILQKNNKMIIVSQWTSVLNIVASCLTSVKGASFSMFTGNVPIKERQGIMDSFNAPHSDPQILLLSLTTGGVGLNLVGGNHLLLIDIHWNPQLEVQAQDRIYRFGQKKDVFIYKFICKDTIEERIKHLQERKLDIAQNVLTGDKNSGVSKLTLNDLKSLFAL from the exons ATGGACGAAAGCTTTAATCATTGGCGCGATTCGCCTTCTGTCAGTTACGATGCTTCTGTTATTATTTCTGACAGCGAAGATGAAAACGTTCGTGACAATTCTGATAAAAAGCAAATCTTTGTGATTGAAAGCAATGAAAGTAGTCTGGAGAATTCTGCTAATGTTTCACCAGCAAA ATCTAACTTGCCAACATCTAGAAAATCATTGCTGACAGAAGAGACAGTGAAACATAgaattaaaaagtatattttgtaTGAATCTGATAGTGATGGTGccgatattaataatagaaatgatTCTTTATCACCAGTCAAAAAAATTGATCTCACACTGGATGATACTTCAGATG atgAGGAGGAATCAAAAATGGAACAGgataaaaagagaaagaaggatGGAATTCAATATGTTCCAGAAGAGATTATTGATTTACGAG atcCTGTTATGGATGAAGGAAGTGGTTCAGAATGTGAAGCTGCAATATCTCTAGCAAAGAAAGAAATTGGTGTCGGTAATATAGATCCACTTGTTGCACAAAAAAGAGCTTTCCTTGTCTGTAAAATGGACCACTTGAAAAATCAGTTAAGTAAGGCACAG ttGTTGCTGGTTGCTACTAACGTTGATTTACTACCCGACAAGGGAGAAAAATTGCGTGAAAGTATCGCAATGCAGGAAAAGGAAATAGAAGAACTTGCAGCTGAGCTGGAAAATACACCCCTAACAAAAAACCCTCCATCTGAAGAAGAAGTACAATCAACCAGAGAAACGTTTAACATGGGGCAAGAATCGTATTTCAACAAACTTGATTCCTATCGCGATATCATTGACTTAGATATGGAACCAAAATTACCTACAAAAGAGCTTGGAAAAAAGGCGCAAGCAACGTTAGAAAAAGAAACAGCTTTGACAGCCGACAGACTAGAAGATTTACATGGATCCCTCGTAGGCAGACCATCCGAAGATGAAAGAGCCGAAGACCCACAAGgtttaaaagtaaaattaatgccGCATCAGCAACATGCGTTAGCCTGGTTAATGTGGAGAGAGCAGCAAAAACCGCCCGGAGGTGTCCTCGCCGACGATATGGGTTTGGGTAAAACACTGACAATAATATCCCTCATCATGGCCGGCGTCGCCAAAAAGAAATTAAGCGGAGACGACTTCGAGGACAACTGGACAGATAGTAGCAAATCATTAAAATACAAAGGAGGTACACTCGTGGTTTGTCCAGCGTCTTTGTTGTCGCAATGGGAAAATGAAATACAGAACAGGTGTAAACGGGGTATGCTCTCCGTCGTGGTTCACCATGGTACCGCTCGGGAAAGCATTCCCAAAAGATTGGCAAAACACGACGTGGTCATTACAACCTACAACATATTAGCCCGTGAATATAAGAAGAAGGGCACGGCGTACAAAATTCATTGGGAAAGAGTAGTGCTAGATGAAGCGCACGTGGTTCGAAATCACAAAAGTCAAGGATCCATGTCGGTTTGCGAGTTGATTGCGGATAAACGGTGGGCTCTTACGGGCACACCGATTCAGAACAAGGAGATGGATTTGTACGCTATTTTGAAGTTTCTTAAATGTTCTCCTTTTGATGATCTACGAGTATGGAAacgttgggttgataataaaaatgcgGCTGGTCGACAAAGATTAGCTACTGTGATGAAGGCACTCATGTTGCGTAGAACGAAACAGGAGCTTCAAGCCAGTGGCGTGTTAGACTGTTTACCGGAAAAGTTTATAGAAGAAATATATGTACAGCTCGAACCACAAGAACAGTTGGTGTACGAAAAGGTCCTTGTCTATTCTAGAACATTGTTCGCTCAATTTTTGGCCCAGAGGGCGGAGAAAGATCATATGATTGACTTAGCAGGTGGAAGATACGATAAGCCAACTTTTCTTTCAAACCCAA ATAAGAATACACAGTTCACCAAAGCCcagaataaattattatctcTACACGCTGACGTTAAAACCCACGAGATTTTGGTGCTCTTACTGAGATTACGTCAAATCTGTGTTCACCCTTCTCTCATTCATTCAATGCTGGATCAAGAAGATATGAAAGAGAACGGAATAGCGGATGCAGAAAATTTGGACCCAAATGTTCTGATACAGTTGAACAACATAACACTGTGCGATGACGATAACGATAATGATGGAAGCATGAGTGAAAAGGACATAGGTGTTGATCACAGGGTAACCACCAACTTACTCACATCTCAAAATCCTGTTTTCAAGCCTGAACGTGTGAGCTCTAAG ATGAAAGCAGTGCTTGATACTGTAAAAGAGATCTTacagaaaaataacaaaatgatcaTAGTTTCTCAGTGGACAAGTGTACTGAACATCGTAGCATCTTGTTTAACCTCAGTAAAAGGTGCATCGTTCAGTATGTTTACTGGCAATGTGCCTATCAAGGAAAGACAG GGTATAATGGATTCATTCAACGCTCCACACAGTGATCCACAGATATTGTTGCTGTCGCTCACTACAGGAGGTGTTGGATTAAACTTGGTGGGAGGAAATCACTTACTGTTAATAGATATTCACTGGAACCCACAACTGGAAGTGCAAGCTCAGGATAGGATATATCGGTTTGGACAGAAAAAGGATGTTTTTATATATAA GTTTATTTGCAAGGACACGATAGAAGAGCGTATAAAACATTTGCAAGAGAGGAAACTAGACATAGCTCAGAACGTACTAACCGGTGACAAGAACTCCGGCGTCTCGAAGCTTACCCTCAACGATCTCAAATCTCTGTTTGCTTTATAG
- the LOC100880215 gene encoding cationic amino acid transporter 3 isoform X2 produces the protein MNFAVFYWALLMSCCLSLSHALECYVCTNQEGNREKCLKSTKTCEQGQDACLTKIRWGSTPYWSPGAKKQFYVSKSCSTKKQCERIKQANMNDCTYIWYQDWQCSDCCQGDKCNYFVILYDVKNWSLRGTCKAISRKKEVTFSPDTKLARCLSTLDLIALGIGSTLGVGVYVLAGSVSKSTAGPAVIISFAIAAFASMIAGLCYAEFGARVPRAGSAYVYSYVTMGEFTAFLIGWTLILEYVIGSASVVRGLSTYVDALFNNAMKNAFESAAPIDISNFSSYPDFFAFGVTLIFSAALAFGAKESSLANNVFTLVNLSVVLFVIIVGSLKADVTNWKTKPTCSEEECGTGGFAPYGIAGIIRGAATCFYGFIGFDCVATTGEEAKDPQRSIPIAIVVCLTVVFLAYFGVSAVLTTVLPYYEQDPDAPFPHLFETVGWSWAKWVVTIGAICGLCASLLGAMFPLPRVIYAMASDGLIFEWMGKINSRFHTPIMGTFSAGVLTAVLAAIFELKQLVNMMSIGTLLAYLIVAICVLILRYEESEAYEKKEDRDPRNFTLITKQLINANKLKHSTKLTSQIVTYLVICYVVLCICIGLLTSVYIDQITSGKTPFIITLSVLVVVLLIVLSLIYVQPTSGTKLTFSVPMVPFLPALSIFINIYLMMMLDKMTWLRFGVWMFIGLCIYFSYGVWHSKMRQKESTKLAENGYVNEETWKNNEFNTDT, from the exons ATGAATTTTGCAGTATTTTATTGGGCGCTGCTAATGTCGTGTTGCCTGTCGCTTA GCCACGCCCTGGAATGCTATGTTTGTACTAATCAAGAAGGTAACAGAGAAAAGTGCCTGAAAAGTACAAAAACTTGCGAGCAAGGTCAAGATGCTTGTTTAACGAAGATCAGATGGGGAA GCACTCCATACTGGTCACCAGGAGCGAAGAAACAGTTTTATGTTTCCAAGTCATGTTCCACAAAGAAGCAGTGCGAAAGAATAAAGCAGGCTAACATGAATGATTGTACATATATATGGTATCAAGATTGGCAATGTTCAGATTGTTGTCAAGGAGACAAGTGCAATTACTTTGTTATA TTATACGACGTAAAAAACTGGAGTCTGCGGGGCACGTGCAAGGCGATCAGTCGCAAGAAGGAAGTGACGTTCTCTCCAGACACGAAGCTGGCCAGATGTCTATCAACCCTAGATCTGATCGCCCTTGGAATAGGCTCGACTCTGGGCGTCGGCGTTTATGTCCTTGCGGGCTCCGTCTCAAAAAGCACAGCCGGTCCCGCTGTAATAATTTCCTTCGCCATCGCCGCGTTCGCGTCCATGATCGCAG GTTTGTGCTACGCTGAGTTCGGCGCGAGAGTGCCGCGTGCCGGGTCGGCCTACGTCTACAGCTACGTAACGATGGGAGAGTTTACGGCTTTTCTGATCGGGTGGACTCTAATCCTGGAGTACGTAATCGGCTCGGCCAGCGTGGTGCGCGGACTAAGCACTTACGTGGATGCTTTGTTCAACAACGCTATGAAGAACGCCTTCGAATCCGCAGCGCCTATAGACATCAGCAACTTCTCTTCCTACCCTGACTTCTTCGCCTTTGGAGTCACTCTTATCTTCTCTG CGGCGCTGGCGTTCGGAGCGAAGGAGTCCTCCTTGGCGAACAACGTCTTCACCCTGGTGAATCTGTCCGTGGTGCTCTTCGTGATAATCGTGGGATCTCTTAAAG CTGACGTAACGAATTGGAAAACGAAGCCCACGTGCTCGGAAGAGGAGTGCGGAACCGGAGGATTCGCGCCTTATGGCATCGCGGGGATCATAAGGGGAGCAGCGACGTGCTTTTACGGTTTCATTGGATTCGATTGCGTCGCCACTACCGGGGAGGAAGCGAAAGATCCGCAGAGATCTATACCCATTGCGATCGTTGTCTGCCTCACCGTTGTCTTCCTAGCTTATTTTGGTGTCTCCGCGGTTTTAACCACCGTGTTACCGTACTATGAACAGGATCCCGATGCCCCGTTTCCTCATTTGTTTGAGACAGTCGGGTGGAGCTGGGCGAAATGGGTGGTCACCATAGGTGCCATCTGCGGCTTATGCGCTAG TTTGTTAGGCGCGATGTTCCCTCTGCCACGAGTGATTTATGCAATGGCTTCTGATGGACTGATATTTGAGTGGATGGGGAAAATCAACTCCAGGTTCCATACGCCCATCATGGGTACCTTCTCCGCGGGAGTCCTCACTG CTGTACTGGCTGCGATATTCGAACTGAAGCAGCTGGTGAACATGATGAGCATCGGAACCCTGCTAGCCTACCTAATCGTCGCAATCTGCGTGCTCATACTAAG GTACGAAGAGAGCGAAGCGTACGAGAAAAAAGAGGATCGTGACCCAAGGAACTTCACCTTAATCACCAAGCAGTTAATCAACGCTAACAAGTTAAAGCACTCCACGAAATTAACGTCTCAAATTGTTACCTATCTCGTCATATGTTATG TTGTATTGTGTATCTGCATTGGTCTCCTGACTTCGGTGTACATCGATCAAATCACGAGTGGTAAAACGCCGTTCATTATAACATTGTCGGTTTTGGTGGTTGTTTTGTTGATCGTTCTTTCTTTAATTTATGTACAACCGACTTCTGGTACGAAGCTTACGTTCTCG GTTCCAATGGTGCCATTCTTACCGGCGCTCagtattttcattaatatttatcttATGATGATGCTGGACAAAATGACATGGCTGCGGTTTGGCGTGTGGATGTTTATTG GTCTCTGTATATATTTCAGTTACGGTGTTTGGCACAGTAAGATGAGGCAAAAAGAAAGCACTAAGTTGGCCGAAAACGGGTACGTTAACGAAGAGACTTGGAAGAACAACGAATTTAATACGGATACGTGA
- the LOC100880215 gene encoding cationic amino acid transporter 3 isoform X1: protein MGSTKMDSSLNPRRMLYDVKNWSLRGTCKAISRKKEVTFSPDTKLARCLSTLDLIALGIGSTLGVGVYVLAGSVSKSTAGPAVIISFAIAAFASMIAGLCYAEFGARVPRAGSAYVYSYVTMGEFTAFLIGWTLILEYVIGSASVVRGLSTYVDALFNNAMKNAFESAAPIDISNFSSYPDFFAFGVTLIFSAALAFGAKESSLANNVFTLVNLSVVLFVIIVGSLKADVTNWKTKPTCSEEECGTGGFAPYGIAGIIRGAATCFYGFIGFDCVATTGEEAKDPQRSIPIAIVVCLTVVFLAYFGVSAVLTTVLPYYEQDPDAPFPHLFETVGWSWAKWVVTIGAICGLCASLLGAMFPLPRVIYAMASDGLIFEWMGKINSRFHTPIMGTFSAGVLTAVLAAIFELKQLVNMMSIGTLLAYLIVAICVLILRYEESEAYEKKEDRDPRNFTLITKQLINANKLKHSTKLTSQIVTYLVICYVVLCICIGLLTSVYIDQITSGKTPFIITLSVLVVVLLIVLSLIYVQPTSGTKLTFSVPMVPFLPALSIFINIYLMMMLDKMTWLRFGVWMFIGLCIYFSYGVWHSKMRQKESTKLAENGYVNEETWKNNEFNTDT, encoded by the exons ATGGGTTCAACCAAAATGGATTCCTCTTTGAACCCGCGTCGGATG TTATACGACGTAAAAAACTGGAGTCTGCGGGGCACGTGCAAGGCGATCAGTCGCAAGAAGGAAGTGACGTTCTCTCCAGACACGAAGCTGGCCAGATGTCTATCAACCCTAGATCTGATCGCCCTTGGAATAGGCTCGACTCTGGGCGTCGGCGTTTATGTCCTTGCGGGCTCCGTCTCAAAAAGCACAGCCGGTCCCGCTGTAATAATTTCCTTCGCCATCGCCGCGTTCGCGTCCATGATCGCAG GTTTGTGCTACGCTGAGTTCGGCGCGAGAGTGCCGCGTGCCGGGTCGGCCTACGTCTACAGCTACGTAACGATGGGAGAGTTTACGGCTTTTCTGATCGGGTGGACTCTAATCCTGGAGTACGTAATCGGCTCGGCCAGCGTGGTGCGCGGACTAAGCACTTACGTGGATGCTTTGTTCAACAACGCTATGAAGAACGCCTTCGAATCCGCAGCGCCTATAGACATCAGCAACTTCTCTTCCTACCCTGACTTCTTCGCCTTTGGAGTCACTCTTATCTTCTCTG CGGCGCTGGCGTTCGGAGCGAAGGAGTCCTCCTTGGCGAACAACGTCTTCACCCTGGTGAATCTGTCCGTGGTGCTCTTCGTGATAATCGTGGGATCTCTTAAAG CTGACGTAACGAATTGGAAAACGAAGCCCACGTGCTCGGAAGAGGAGTGCGGAACCGGAGGATTCGCGCCTTATGGCATCGCGGGGATCATAAGGGGAGCAGCGACGTGCTTTTACGGTTTCATTGGATTCGATTGCGTCGCCACTACCGGGGAGGAAGCGAAAGATCCGCAGAGATCTATACCCATTGCGATCGTTGTCTGCCTCACCGTTGTCTTCCTAGCTTATTTTGGTGTCTCCGCGGTTTTAACCACCGTGTTACCGTACTATGAACAGGATCCCGATGCCCCGTTTCCTCATTTGTTTGAGACAGTCGGGTGGAGCTGGGCGAAATGGGTGGTCACCATAGGTGCCATCTGCGGCTTATGCGCTAG TTTGTTAGGCGCGATGTTCCCTCTGCCACGAGTGATTTATGCAATGGCTTCTGATGGACTGATATTTGAGTGGATGGGGAAAATCAACTCCAGGTTCCATACGCCCATCATGGGTACCTTCTCCGCGGGAGTCCTCACTG CTGTACTGGCTGCGATATTCGAACTGAAGCAGCTGGTGAACATGATGAGCATCGGAACCCTGCTAGCCTACCTAATCGTCGCAATCTGCGTGCTCATACTAAG GTACGAAGAGAGCGAAGCGTACGAGAAAAAAGAGGATCGTGACCCAAGGAACTTCACCTTAATCACCAAGCAGTTAATCAACGCTAACAAGTTAAAGCACTCCACGAAATTAACGTCTCAAATTGTTACCTATCTCGTCATATGTTATG TTGTATTGTGTATCTGCATTGGTCTCCTGACTTCGGTGTACATCGATCAAATCACGAGTGGTAAAACGCCGTTCATTATAACATTGTCGGTTTTGGTGGTTGTTTTGTTGATCGTTCTTTCTTTAATTTATGTACAACCGACTTCTGGTACGAAGCTTACGTTCTCG GTTCCAATGGTGCCATTCTTACCGGCGCTCagtattttcattaatatttatcttATGATGATGCTGGACAAAATGACATGGCTGCGGTTTGGCGTGTGGATGTTTATTG GTCTCTGTATATATTTCAGTTACGGTGTTTGGCACAGTAAGATGAGGCAAAAAGAAAGCACTAAGTTGGCCGAAAACGGGTACGTTAACGAAGAGACTTGGAAGAACAACGAATTTAATACGGATACGTGA